A genomic region of Prionailurus bengalensis isolate Pbe53 chromosome D1, Fcat_Pben_1.1_paternal_pri, whole genome shotgun sequence contains the following coding sequences:
- the LOC122482819 gene encoding LOW QUALITY PROTEIN: olfactory receptor 5B3-like (The sequence of the model RefSeq protein was modified relative to this genomic sequence to represent the inferred CDS: substituted 1 base at 1 genomic stop codon), translated as MDNRTEVMQFILLGLTSDAELQVPLFIVFTLIXLITLVGNLGIIVLILLDSRLHTPMYFFLSNLSLVDLCCSTAVTPKVMAGLLIRDKVISYNACAAQMFFFAAFATVESYLLASMAYDRYAAVCKPLHYTTTMTTGVCARLAIGSYTCGFLNASIHIGDTFSLSFCMSNVIHHFFCDVPAVMVLSCSDRRVSELVLVYVVSFNSFFALMVILISYIFIFITILKMHSSTGYQKALSTCASHLSAVSIFYGTLIFMYLQPSSSHSMDTDKMASVFYTTVIPMLNPVVYSLRNKEVKSALMKVVSEAKLSLRL; from the coding sequence ATGGATAACAGGACAGAAGTGATGCAGTTCATCTTGCTGGGACTAACCAGTGATGCAGAACTGCAGGTTCCCCTCTTTATCGTGTTCACCCTCATCTAACTCATCACTCTGGTTGGAAACCTGGGGATAATAGTGTTGATTCTGTTGGACTCTCGTCTCCACactcccatgtactttttcctcagTAACCTGTCTCTGGTGGACCTTTGTTGCTCTACAGCTGTCACTCCCAAGGTCATGGCTGGATTACTTATAAGAGACAAGGTCATCTCCTACAATGCATGTGCTGCTCAGATGTTCTTTTTTGCAGCCTTTGCCACTGTGGAGAGTTACCTGTTGGCTTcaatggcctatgaccgctatgcaGCAGTGTGCAAACCCCTCCATTACACCACCACCATGACGACAGGTGTGTGTGCACGTCTGGCAATAGGTTCCTACACCTGTGGTTTCCTGAATGCCTCTATCCACATTGGAGACACGTTCAGTCTCTCCTTTTGTATGTCCAATGTGATTCATCATTTTTTCTGTGATGTGCCTGCAGTCATGGTTCTTTCTTGCTCTGATAGACGTGTCAGTGAGCTGGTTCTTGTTTATGTAGTGAGCTTCAACAGCTTTTTTGCTCTCATGGTCATCTTGATTTCCTACATATTCATATTTATCACCATCCTAAAGATGCACTCATCTACGGGATATCAGAAGGCTTTATCTACCTGTGCTTCTCACCTCTCTGCAGTCTCCATCTTCTATGGGACACTCATTTTTATGTACTTACAGCCCAGTTCCAGCCATTCCATGGACACAGACAAAATGGCATCTGTGTTCTACACCACGGTCATCCCCATGCTGAACCCTGTGGTCTATAGCCTGAGGAACAAAGAGGTTAAGAGTGCACTCATGAAGGTCGTTTCAGAGGCAAAATTATCTTTAAGATTGTGA